The following proteins are encoded in a genomic region of Amphiura filiformis chromosome 18, Afil_fr2py, whole genome shotgun sequence:
- the LOC140138882 gene encoding neurensin-1-like, whose translation YHQLSKFIGCQESSAAISTTALLPIRKKLPRPPRLESVSESEHSDKSYSPSLSSGSDFGVKSYLHKFYEDDPQFKDRADVYCEAEDHPLARLRHKRRACAKGTLWWKAGAWVGLNILILAVLALMIGYFVTPKKEILRYTDDTPVINQDAVSFNKKLDDAKLAGLILLCSGGFVLAISLLVPSFTHATDEEEEEFNTEEVRIDPDGTFPPYMPITSGDENTEEGIPVTSAVTNIQPLRAKGEFVVAGSGMVTVQGESVKKEE comes from the coding sequence TATCACCAATTGTCCAAATTCATCGGTTGCCAAGAAAGTTCAGCTGCAATCAGCACCACCGCCCTGTTGCCAATTCGCAAGAAGCTTCCAAGACCTCCGCGTCTAGAGAGCGTCTCAGAGAGCGAACATAGTGATAAAAGTTATTCTCCAAGTTTAAGCAGTGGGTCCGATTTCGGGGTAAAGTCCTATCTGCACAAGTTCTATGAGGATGACCCCCAGTTTAAGGACAGAGCTGATGTATATTGTGAAGCCGAAGATCATCCACTTGCAAGACTACGTCATAAAAGACGAGCTTGCGCGAAGGGCACTCTCTGGTGGAAAGCTGGGGCATGGGTGGGGCTTAATATTCTAATTCTTGCGGTGCTAGCCCTTATGATAGGGTATTTTGTTACGCCAAAGAAAGAGATTTTGCGATACACGGATGACACTCCCGTAATCAATCAAGATGCGGTGTCTTTTAACAAAAAACTGGACGACGCCAAATTAGCCGGATTAATTTTGTTGTGTTCAGGGGGGTTTGTTCTCGCTATATCTCTGCTCGTTCCGAGTTTTACTCATGCCACTGATGAGGAGGAAGAGGAATTTAACACAGAAGAGGTGAGAATCGATCCAGACGGAACATTTCCACCTTATATGCCTATTACTTCCGGTGACGAAAACACAGAAGAAGGAATTCCAGTGACATCTGCCGTGACAAATATCCAGCCACTGCGCGCGAAAGGAGAGTTTGTTGTTGCAGGGTCTGGCATGGTTACGGTACAAGGGGAGTCTGTGAAGAAAGAAGAATGA